In Gemmatimonas sp. UBA7669, one genomic interval encodes:
- a CDS encoding molybdenum cofactor biosynthesis protein MoaE — translation MAEVGGVQKSGVLLSSVLHCAIVTAPIDLSALIARAQHDGVGAVSIFLGTVRDVNDGRRVTGMEYEAYEAMAASELAAVAAEACAETPGLRVCVEHRIGTLALGEVSVAIVAAHAHRGPACDGARRIIETLKQRVPIWKREHYVEGDWTWVDPTAARVSA, via the coding sequence GTGGCTGAGGTCGGCGGCGTGCAGAAGAGCGGCGTGCTGCTCAGCAGCGTGCTGCATTGCGCCATCGTCACGGCGCCCATTGATCTGTCCGCGCTGATCGCTCGGGCCCAGCACGACGGGGTTGGCGCGGTGTCCATTTTTCTGGGCACGGTGCGCGACGTGAACGATGGGCGGCGCGTGACCGGCATGGAGTACGAGGCCTACGAAGCCATGGCGGCATCGGAGCTTGCCGCCGTGGCGGCCGAAGCCTGCGCCGAAACACCGGGTCTGCGGGTGTGTGTGGAGCATCGCATCGGCACCTTGGCACTGGGTGAGGTCAGCGTGGCCATCGTGGCGGCGCATGCCCATCGGGGGCCGGCCTGTGATGGGGCGCGTCGCATCATCGAAACGCTCAAGCAGCGTGTGCCGATCTGGAAGCGCGAGCACTACGTGGAAGGCGACTGGACGTGGGTGGATCCCACGGCCGCGCGTGTGAGCGCCTGA
- the carA gene encoding glutamine-hydrolyzing carbamoyl-phosphate synthase small subunit, with amino-acid sequence MTSLPKGFLLLEDGTLFSGRLVGPTAPSVAEVVFTTNMSGYQEVFTDPSYRGQIVVMTAPQIGNYGVNAEDPESAQPQVAGVVCRELSPTYSNWRATGSLRDWLEAGNVPALTEVDTRRLTKHLRSAGVMRGVIAAGETPTREALAALDACPSMEGLDLATVVSTREPYPFGHSEAPYHVVAFDYGIKRNILRLFDAHGIRVTVVPSETSADAVLAMNPDGVFLSNGPGDPAAVTYALPTIRALAEQKLPIFGICLGHQLLGLTFGGHTVKMPYGHRGGNQPVKDLETGKVLITSQNHGFAVAGSPDGVEGAPELAVTHINLNDQTVEGLKHRSLPIFGVQYHPEAAPGPHDAVPLFDQFLTALRNRRG; translated from the coding sequence ATCACGTCGCTGCCCAAGGGGTTCCTCCTCCTCGAGGACGGAACCCTTTTTTCCGGCCGATTGGTCGGTCCCACGGCGCCGTCCGTGGCCGAAGTGGTGTTCACCACCAACATGTCCGGGTACCAGGAGGTCTTCACGGACCCTTCGTACCGCGGACAGATCGTGGTCATGACGGCGCCGCAGATCGGCAATTACGGCGTCAACGCCGAAGACCCGGAGTCGGCGCAGCCACAGGTGGCGGGCGTTGTCTGCCGAGAGCTCTCGCCCACGTACTCCAACTGGCGCGCCACCGGCAGTTTGCGTGACTGGTTGGAAGCCGGCAACGTGCCGGCGCTGACCGAGGTGGACACGCGTCGCCTCACCAAGCACCTGCGCAGCGCGGGTGTCATGCGCGGCGTCATTGCGGCCGGTGAGACACCCACCCGCGAGGCGCTGGCAGCCCTCGACGCCTGTCCGAGCATGGAAGGGCTCGATCTGGCCACGGTGGTCTCCACCCGGGAGCCGTATCCGTTCGGCCATTCGGAAGCCCCCTATCACGTGGTGGCGTTCGACTACGGCATCAAGCGCAACATCCTGCGCCTGTTCGATGCCCATGGCATCCGGGTCACGGTGGTACCGTCGGAGACGTCGGCCGACGCCGTGCTGGCCATGAACCCCGATGGCGTATTTCTCTCAAACGGCCCCGGCGATCCGGCGGCGGTGACGTACGCGCTGCCCACGATCCGGGCGCTGGCTGAGCAGAAGCTGCCCATTTTTGGCATCTGCCTCGGGCACCAGCTGCTGGGCCTCACGTTTGGGGGCCACACGGTCAAAATGCCCTACGGACACCGGGGCGGGAACCAGCCCGTCAAGGACCTGGAGACGGGCAAGGTGCTCATCACCTCCCAGAACCATGGGTTTGCCGTGGCGGGGTCGCCTGATGGCGTGGAAGGGGCTCCAGAGCTGGCGGTGACCCACATCAACCTCAACGATCAGACTGTTGAGGGACTCAAGCACCGCAGCCTGCCAATCTTCGGGGTCCAGTACCACCCGGAGGCCGCGCCGGGCCCGCACGATGCGGTTCCCCTGTTCGACCAGTTTCTGACTGCCCTGAGAAATCGTCGTGGGTGA
- a CDS encoding HU family DNA-binding protein — translation MTKADLVENVTARIARTAGPTISKKDCARVVDAFLDAIKEALQEQKNIEVRGFGTFKIRQRKTRMARNPRTGSPVEVSARPVPVFKPSKELRAMVAGVDASMLEDDGDDLHDS, via the coding sequence ATGACCAAAGCCGACCTGGTCGAGAACGTCACGGCTCGCATTGCCCGGACCGCCGGACCGACCATCTCCAAGAAGGACTGTGCGCGCGTCGTCGACGCCTTCCTCGATGCGATCAAGGAAGCGTTGCAGGAGCAGAAGAACATTGAGGTGCGCGGGTTCGGCACCTTCAAGATCCGGCAGCGCAAGACACGCATGGCGCGCAACCCGCGCACGGGTTCGCCAGTCGAAGTGTCCGCGCGTCCGGTACCGGTGTTCAAGCCCAGCAAGGAACTGCGCGCCATGGTGGCCGGTGTAGACGCCTCCATGCTCGAAGACGACGGCGACGATCTGCACGACAGCTGA
- the secG gene encoding preprotein translocase subunit SecG: MYTFLLTLLILDAFVLAAAVLLQAGKGGGLAASFGGASSSADSLIGTRQAGNLLTKASWWCGGIFLGLAFILQMMSSRSAAPKSVLDKLAAPAAAPAAPSAPASGAAPASPLTQPAGQPAGQPAGQPTTPPQP, encoded by the coding sequence ATGTACACGTTTCTGCTGACCCTCCTCATTCTCGACGCCTTCGTCCTGGCCGCCGCCGTGCTCCTGCAGGCGGGCAAGGGTGGTGGGCTGGCTGCCAGCTTCGGCGGCGCGAGCTCGTCGGCGGACTCCCTCATCGGCACGCGTCAGGCCGGCAACCTGCTGACCAAGGCCAGCTGGTGGTGCGGTGGCATTTTCCTGGGCCTCGCGTTCATCCTGCAGATGATGTCGTCGCGTTCGGCGGCGCCCAAGTCGGTGCTCGACAAGCTGGCCGCACCGGCCGCAGCGCCGGCCGCTCCGTCGGCTCCGGCAAGTGGTGCCGCGCCCGCGTCGCCCCTGACGCAGCCAGCCGGCCAGCCAGCCGGCCAGCCGGCGGGCCAGCCGACCACACCGCCGCAGCCGTAA
- the moaA gene encoding GTP 3',8-cyclase MoaA produces the protein MQDQHGRRIEYLRISVTDRCNFRCRYCMPLEGLPWLPKQDILRYEEITAIVRELAPLGLRRLRITGGEPTIRPDLPELVAQLRAVPGIEDIALSTNGVRLPDMAPALAAAGLDRVNISADSLRPERVVEIARRDLGFDLVRAASAAQAAGLAPIKINVVVMRGINDDEVADFAALTRAYPWHVRFIELMPVGELRELTWDHVVPSEEILTRLAAAGPLEPFAGPARGNGPAVYHRYPGAPGSVGVITPMTHTYCERCNRVRLTADGRLRTCLFGDHEVLLRDALRAGEPLAPLFTKALAEKPLAHELLQMRVGGLKALSQVGG, from the coding sequence ATGCAGGATCAGCACGGTCGTCGCATCGAGTATCTGCGCATCTCCGTCACCGATCGCTGCAACTTCCGGTGCCGCTACTGCATGCCGCTCGAAGGTCTGCCGTGGCTGCCCAAGCAGGACATCCTGCGCTACGAAGAAATCACCGCCATCGTGCGGGAGTTGGCGCCACTGGGGCTGCGCCGGCTGCGCATTACCGGCGGCGAACCCACCATCCGTCCCGATCTGCCGGAGTTGGTCGCGCAACTTCGTGCCGTGCCCGGCATCGAGGACATCGCCCTGTCGACCAACGGCGTGCGCTTGCCCGACATGGCGCCCGCCCTGGCGGCCGCGGGACTCGACCGCGTGAACATCAGCGCCGACTCCCTCAGGCCGGAGCGCGTGGTGGAGATTGCGCGCCGTGATCTCGGCTTCGATCTGGTGCGCGCTGCCAGCGCCGCTCAGGCGGCGGGGCTCGCCCCCATCAAGATCAATGTCGTGGTCATGCGCGGCATCAATGACGACGAGGTCGCCGACTTTGCCGCGCTCACACGCGCGTATCCCTGGCATGTGCGGTTCATTGAGCTGATGCCGGTGGGCGAATTGCGCGAACTCACCTGGGACCACGTGGTGCCGTCGGAGGAAATTCTGACGCGCCTCGCGGCGGCGGGGCCGCTTGAACCGTTTGCCGGGCCCGCGCGCGGCAACGGGCCGGCCGTGTATCACCGCTATCCGGGGGCGCCCGGCAGCGTGGGGGTCATCACCCCCATGACGCACACCTACTGTGAGCGCTGCAATCGTGTGCGCCTCACCGCGGACGGTCGTCTGCGGACCTGCCTGTTCGGCGACCACGAAGTGCTGCTGCGCGACGCGCTACGCGCCGGTGAGCCGTTGGCGCCGCTGTTTACCAAAGCACTGGCAGAGAAGCCGCTGGCGCACGAACTGCTGCAGATGCGCGTCGGCGGATTGAAGGCGCTCAGTCAGGTGGGCGGTTAG
- a CDS encoding MoaD/ThiS family protein, whose product MSVPVLLFASYADAFGSRRLEVPVSAPLPVASLVEAMRGLPGGERLPATPLVAVNRQWVGAETMINPQDEVAVIPPVAGG is encoded by the coding sequence ATGAGCGTTCCGGTCCTTCTCTTCGCGTCCTATGCCGACGCCTTCGGTTCGCGTCGACTCGAGGTGCCCGTGTCCGCGCCCTTGCCGGTCGCCTCGCTGGTGGAGGCCATGCGCGGTCTTCCCGGTGGCGAGCGTCTGCCGGCCACGCCGTTGGTGGCGGTCAACCGGCAGTGGGTGGGCGCTGAGACGATGATCAACCCGCAGGATGAGGTGGCGGTTATTCCGCCCGTTGCCGGTGGCTGA
- the tpiA gene encoding triose-phosphate isomerase has translation MYLKPVIAANWKLNHGPTDARAFLQRFLAQSPKQNDRTVIFFPSALTVTTVMDGLKDRPDLWVGVQNVHSEAQGAFTGENSVLMARDIGARVVLVGHSERRHVFGETDVMTTRKMALIAQARLIPMLCVGETLDEREAGRTAAVVERQLTAGLAELDDAQVAAIMLAYEPVWAIGTGRTATPDDASEIHGVLRRALASRVGDKVAAGIPILYGGSVNRGNAAQLLAAPDVDGLLVGGASLDADSWASIVRA, from the coding sequence GACGCGCGCGCGTTTCTGCAGCGCTTCCTTGCGCAGTCACCCAAGCAGAACGATCGCACGGTCATCTTCTTTCCCTCGGCGCTGACCGTGACGACGGTCATGGACGGACTCAAGGATCGTCCCGACCTGTGGGTGGGCGTGCAGAACGTGCACAGTGAAGCGCAGGGCGCCTTCACGGGTGAGAACTCCGTGCTGATGGCGCGCGACATCGGCGCTCGCGTGGTGCTGGTGGGTCACTCCGAGCGGCGTCACGTGTTTGGCGAAACCGACGTCATGACCACGCGCAAGATGGCGCTCATTGCCCAGGCGCGTCTGATCCCCATGCTTTGTGTGGGTGAAACGCTGGACGAACGGGAAGCGGGCCGCACGGCGGCCGTGGTGGAGCGCCAACTCACGGCCGGTCTCGCAGAGCTCGACGACGCCCAGGTGGCAGCCATCATGCTGGCCTATGAGCCGGTATGGGCCATTGGCACGGGGCGGACGGCCACGCCCGATGACGCAAGCGAGATTCATGGCGTGCTGCGCCGGGCGCTGGCCTCACGGGTGGGCGACAAGGTGGCGGCCGGCATCCCGATTCTGTACGGCGGCAGTGTGAACCGCGGCAACGCGGCGCAGCTGCTGGCGGCGCCTGACGTGGATGGGCTGCTGGTGGGCGGCGCCTCGCTGGATGCCGACAGTTGGGCCAGCATCGTGCGCGCCTGA